AGCTGCCTGTAAAACAAAGATGAGAGAGTTTCTATCTGCAGAAAATAGAAAACTACTTCAAGTTTCATATCAAGTGAAAGTAACTTGGTCTCATGTCCTCTGTGTGAGTTACTGCCATGCTGATCCTCAGTGCCACTCAGTCAATTACAACATAGAAGATCATCTGTGTGAGCTCAACAACGCTACCAGGGCTCAGTATCCTAAAGACTTCATTACACACTATGGTAGTGTGTACTTTGATGCTGATGTAGAAACACCTCACCTCTCTGTACCTGACCAAGCACTCCCTACACAGCCTGATACAACCATCTCCTCTGGGCCTCAATACAGCAGTTGTCAGGAGCTTCTCGAAGCAGGTCATGTGAGTGGTATCTACACAATATTCGCTGCTGGATTCAATGATGGCCTGCAAGTCTACTGCGACATGGACACTGATGGTGAGGGCTGGATTGTCATTCAGAGGCGTCAAGATGGCAGTGTTGATTTCTATCATAACTGGGTTGACTACCAGAATGGCTTTGGTGACAAATCGGGTGAATTCTGGCTTGGAAATGAGAACCTACGCACCCTGACTGAGTCTGCAGGACCATATAAGCTGAAGATTGAGATAGTCAGATGGGATGGAGAAGAATCTTTTGCTGAATATGGACACTTTAGGATTGATGGGGACAACTTTAGACTTGAGATTGGCTCCTACAAGGCGAGCAGCACAGCAGGAGATTCACTTCAATACCACAATGGAATGATGTTCAGCACCAAAGACAAGGATAATGATATGTGGGACAGTGTTCAATGTGCTGCAACTTGCAAAGGAGGATGGTGGTTTAATGGTTGTTATGAAACTAATTTAAATGGTATGTACTATCCATATGAATCTACCAGCGAGGATGGTATCAATTGGCTTTATTGGGTGACAGGATACAAATCggtcaaaacatgttcaatgaAAATGCGCCTCTaaaattttttaacttttacacTATAGAGCACTGGAAAAAAGATTGGGAAGCTAAttcttgaacaaaaaacaacattaaaggaacacgttgccttggatcggtcgagttggtctttgaaaagcgtttgtaaccgttttttataaaatgcatatgggtagaaagatgttgtaaaagtagaatacaatgatccacacaaacatgcctcaaaattgcgtggttttccttttacctcgtcgactaacacgtcggccatttatgggggtcaaaattttgactcccataaatggccgaccatgttagttcgcacagtagaaggaaaaccacgcaatttcgaggcaaacttgtgtggatcattgtattctacttttaaaacatctttccaaccatatgcattttataaaaaacggttacaaacgcttttgttttgaccaactcgtccgatccaaggcaacgtgttcctttaaatagttTGTTATACTAATATTCTGTTTAACCCTTTAAAATGCAAACTGCTCTCAACCACCCTTCTAGAAGTTTGATTAGTTGTATTTTGAGATTGTATGTTGTTATTGAAAACAGCAGACCGCACATGAAGAGACTTTTTGAGCACCTCATTAGTTAAATGCACCTTAAGCGAATTTTGCAAATCTTTTTAATTCAAGGTAATGAATATTACTAAaagaaaaaccttttaaaacaaaaagtaggcTGTAGGCTAGATATCAATGGTGATTTGTAGATCTGTGTGGTTTTGCTGGTATCGGCAAATTTAAATGTATTTGATTGCTTTGCCTTACCATTTTCAGTAAGAATTCACTCAATTTAATATCAAGCATCTTCGATTTCGTTTGAAAATGATTGCCCCTTTTGCATCAGCATTCATCTTTCAAAATGAGCAATTCAATTACTGCAGTTTAGCATTCATGCTGGTCAAACAACGCTCCTTCAAGTTCATTAGGCTGTAAAGATCATTGTACAAAAGCCAACAGCAAGAGGCACGTCAAGCAATAAATTAAATCAAATGTCAACAGGTTGTAGACGATCATCTGAAGAAAAGTAAATGTAGTCTTGGATGTATATAAATAAAAGTTCCTTCCTATGGAACTTTGTATTTTCCCAATTTAAAAGGAGATACTCGAGCAAAATAGTTATCAATTACCAATACTAGTTCAAAAGTATATAGATTTGACATGAAGATATTTAAATCGTCTTTcttgttttcaattcaattagTTTTCTAGATCTTTGAAAATTAGGCTGTTTTTGATGTGAACCAAGTAACACTGTAATGACCCTTAGGAGTTTTTGAAAGTTTATATTAGgtaaattcatacaaaatttcaactaaatatgacaaatattttaaactatATTATGTTAGATATTATTCAGCTGATTTCTGATATACTACATTTACTGTTTTTGACCTAATACAGCAATTTAATCATATATTACAAAAAGTTCAAATGAAATAAGAAAGTCTTAATGCAATATGAATTTTCACAACAAACATCCATTGCTGTATTTTGGAAATGTTTGCACCTCAAATAGTATaagttttatttgtgttttaaatctTAACTTATTAACTGCACCAAAGAGTAgttaaaaaaatgcacaaaatcaaCATGCTGGTAAACCTTATTCAATGCATGCTCTGCATGGTCAACAATCCATTCATGAAAACAAGAATGCTGGTAAACCTTATTCAATGCATGCTCTGCATGGTCAACAATCCATTCATGAAAACAAGAATGCTGGTAAACCTTATTCAATGCATGCTCTGCATGGTCAACAATCCATTCATGAGAACAAGAATGCTGGTAAACCTTATTCAATGCATGCTCTGCATGGTCAACAATCCATTCATGAAAACAAGAATTTTGGTAAACCTTATTCAATGCATGCTCTGCATGGTCAACAATCCATTCATGAAAACAAGAATGGGGTTACAGTACAGAGCTTATCAACAAAACAAGCTGGTATGAAGACAACTTAAAAAACGGTGATCATCCAAGTTTTGTAACAATAGATATTCCCCTCTAAAAACCTTCATCCTCAAACGACAATTTGAACATTGTACCTGTAACTAACATCCATCTAGTACACTCACATTAGTTTAGTATTCTCATTCAATGATCAGCATCAACAGTTTACCATTAGTGCAGTCCCATCAGCCAGaatcaaattcattttgttgtttgtaattcaGGCTATTTCACAGCCACCATgtcatgaaataaaacaatcagCTCATACCAGTCATGTTAATCTTTCTTGTCATTCTGCCTGCTTATTTCTGTCTCTACTATTCAATCTGACTCTACATCAtgcctacatgtaggtctttTTTAAGTGATTCCTCTTCCACGCATCCCTCAACCTGACCAGACTCCTACTCCAAGTCCAGCCCTTCTCAATCACAACTGAGAATGATAGACTAAactaaagccaggttcatactgcCTGCAAATTCGACGTCACACTTTCGCATCAGataaaatgtgctcaactcctgtgaaacattaGCAGCGAAATCAGGGCTGTGTCGTCAAAATttatatcgcattcgcatttccAGGAAGTattatactccccaccagggagctgagatgttttaaagggtggctgcagtgttttttattattcatttaaacaattaaacatgactttttaaacctgaaatatttttttacatttttttattcaagagattaggggaacccacccgcCCCTAAAatggagccttcatttgcataaacgtgacgtcatatcCGTAAGTCGAGCCGTCAGGCCCCCTCGCTGTGTGcttatagagacgtgtgcactgtgtggtcgggtacctaggcgcgtgtagttagggaccagactctttttgccgacgatttGTTTGAATttccgacgtgacgtcgatggtagggggtgGTAGCAATccacaaagggggggggggggcatgattTATTCcctaattacgcaagtcagatatgtcaggaataaacaaaacacattttattgatgttcaatacatatatcaggaATAAATTAccgcaaaattaactgttttatttgaattcactacagcatccctttaaggaatgaattaaggcccagtatgaccaggggtaataatgtggaagCGCTTTGGAATGCCGTCCGGGTGTGAAaagagctatataaaaactggttattatttttattattattattgagacATAAAAAACAACACTTCTTACTCAATTTTTTCCCCATGAACCCTCTTAAAGGGAGACAGAAAACCATTAAATCAGTCCTCCAGCGACTAATTAAGCCTTTTCTCCAAAGTGTATAACATAGGGGAGTTATATTCATCGATATCCTAAACTGGGCCATTTCAACTACctcaaaatgggggggggggacaggtcTGAGAGATGATTTTGTGTGCATGGCAGGGGACttaggtattttatttatttctgacttatttcctcaaaacctccaaaaatggagaagataaaaagaaacaagaacATCAAATTTACACTTGAAGTAACATAAACATGTAATTAAAGAAACCAGACAACCCTCACACTCTTGGCAACCCAAAGACCGTCTTGATAAAGTATGAAACAAAAGGATTGTCCGAACGATCTGAGCAGCCGACTGAGAGTATCAAGATCGTCACATTCAAGAAACTAGTTACGAAACATTGACACTACCACAAATACCATGGTTGAAACATTTTAAGTACTTAAAGTCAGAGTAAAAGGGTTTTGGTAAAATAATTCCCTCCATGCTGTCTCATCTTGAGCCATATAATAGCAAACAATAGAAGCAACTTGGTTGCCTGGAAATTGGAACTCAAGGTCATGGGATTTTTTTAAGCTGAAAAGCCGAGCTGCgtcaaaattaaaatgaacaATGTGGGTGTGTACAACTCTATTGTAAATGGATTTAATTGTGGGGGAAGTCGTGGTTGAGCTGGAAAGCAGAGCAGCGTCAAAAAATGGGATGAAAAATCTATATTGTGAATGGaagcaggggggggggcattttggGTAAAGCTAAAAAGCTAGAGCTTCTTAGCTTAATAAGAAGaatctcattaaaaaaataagaagaataTAATGTGGATATCTATGTCTCTATTGTAAAGGGATTTAATTGTGGGGGAAGTGGGGGGGGTAGCTAAAAAGTAGAGCAGCGTCAAAAATAAGATGAATATATACAATGCGGGTATCTATATCTCTATTGTGATTGGATTACACGGACTGGTGCTCAATGCGTCATTACCATCTACAATGAAAGTAGCAGCCTGTTTTCAATTTAAGAAGAGTTGGATAGGAACAAAAATCAGACTGAACAAACAAATGCTGAGTTGCTCATTAGCTTCAACATGGCATTGGAAACAGTAACTTGTTTATACCAAATCATTATCATGTTGTTGATGAACCATTGGAGTGACTGTGGCCAGTGGTTCAATCATGATTTCTACTTGGTCAACAATACAGCATTACCGAACCACGCCTATCAATGGAAGACTGTATCTTCTCctgtgatctgtgggcgagactgTTCTTATAATACACATTGTGCATCATTCAACTACAACACAAGTAACCAAGTCTGTGAGTTGAATAATGCCAACAGAGATGACAGCCCTTCCGACTTTATTCAGCTGCAAGGAAGTGCCTACTATGATGGAACTCCACATTACAACAGTTGTCAGATGTGGCACCGAGCTGGTCAGCATAACAATGGCATCTATACCATCTTTCCTGCTGGTCTGCTTGCTGGCATACAGGTCTACTGTGAAATGGGGACTGACGGAGGAGGCTGGATTGTGTTCCAGAGAAGACAAGATGGCTCTGTTGACTTTTACCGTAACTGGACCGACTACCAATCTGGCTTTGGCAATCTAGCTGGTGAGTTCTGGCTTGGAAATGACATTCTACGTATACTTACTGAGTCTGGACAATGGCAACTGAGAGTGGATTTGGAGCGTTGGGGAGAAAACCCAGCTTGGGCTGTTTACCGAGAGTTTAGCATCTCAGGTGATAAGTACACACTGCATGTTGGGTCCTATGATACTAATAGTACAGCAGGGAGGAGCGCAATGGCAAATCATAATGGCtacaattttacaacaaaagATCAAGATCACGATGAGTTGATTAACGCTAACTGTGCAGTAAAATTGGAGGGCGCTTGGTGGTTTCGAGGATGCTCTCTCGCTCACCTGAATGGCAAATACTACAACTATAGTCAAAGGAATCGTACAGACGGCATCCAATGGAAGCAATTCAAAGGACATCACATCTCTTTGAAAAGCTGCAGCATGAAAATAAAGCAACTGCTGAATTAACATTTGAGTCAGCGAGTACTGTATCCAAAACAAGCTAACTCTAGGGTAATTCTTTTCATTAATTTGCTGCACATTCAGTGAGCACATAGAGTAGTTGACTATAATCTCTTGTTATTAAGTATCAGAGCTAATCTTGACAGTGTTTTTAACTCAATGTTATAAAACTTTATGATATTAAGAAAAacgtttaaaaaattacattttctgTGGATATCAATGGTAATTTGCAGATGAGTGAAGTTTTGCTGTCATCTGTTTGTGAAATTAAATGAATTTGACAGCTATTCCAGACCACTTTCAACAAAAAGCAACACAGTTAAAAAGTCAGCATCTTCAATTTGGTCTGAATATGAAGGTTCCATTTGCATCAGCGTTCATTATTCAAAATGAGTAAATCAATTTCAACAGTTTAGCATTCAAACAACGACCATTCAAATTCATTAGGTGTAAAGATAATTGAAGTTCACAAAAGCCAACAGAAAGAGGCATGGTCAAgcattcaatttcatcaaatgTAAATAGGTAGTATACTAGAGAAAATTGAAAATGTAGTCTTGGATGTATATTAATAGAATATCCTTCTTATATGGAAGGAAGTTTGTATTTTCCCAATCTGAAAGGAGATACTCAAGCAAAATAGTTAtcaaatacatgtaccaataaCAGTTCAAAGGTGCATAGAAGATGATTTGATTTAGATATTGAAATCGTCTTTTTCGATACAATTTGTAGTATTGGCTTTGCACACGAAATGTGGTTTGTTTgtaattcaatttgtttttataacccTAAGGGAGTTTTTGAATGATAATAATTGTACAAGTTCATATTATAATATTTCTCAATTAActattacaaatattttaaactatATGTTCAAAATTATTTAGTTGCATTCTGAAGTACTACATTATATTATAGCCACTTGCTGAAGTTTTCAGTTAGAGAGTCTTCATTCAATATGGATTTTTACTAAAAACATTCTATGCTGTTATTTGGCAACGTTTGCTTGAAAATTTCTACTCAAATAGTTTGacttttatttgtgttttaaattCTAACTGCACCAAAGAGTAGTTTTAAAAAgtgcacaaaaaaaacatgctggTAAACCTTATTCAATGCATGCTCTGCATGGTCAACAATCCATTCATGAAAACAAGAATTTGGGTTTTAGTACAGAGCTTATCAACAAAACAAGCTGGTATGAAGACAACTTAAAAAACGGTGATCATCCAAGTTTTATAACAATAGATATTCCCCTCTAAAAACCTTCATCCTCAAACGACAATCTGAACATTGTACCTGTAACTAACATCCAATCTAGTAACACTCAGATTAGTTTAGTAGTCTCATTCAATGATCAGCATCAACAGTTTACCATTAGTGCAGTCCCATCAACCAGaatcaaattcattttgttgtttgtaattcaGGCTATTTCACAGCCACCatgtgatgaaataaaataataaactcatACCAGTCATGTTAATCTTTCTGGTCATTCTGCCTGCTTATTTCTGTCTCTACTATTCATTCCGACTCTACATCATGCCTAGATCTTTTTCAGTAATTCCTCTTCCACACATCCCTCAACCTGACCAGACTCCTACTCCAAGTCCAGCCCTCCTCAATCACAACTAGACTAAatctggttcatacttcctgtgaatgcaattAAGATGAATGCAACTATAATGCTCAACTCTTGTGAAAAATTCACAGTgaacagggctgtgacgtcaacattcgtaatGCATTGACATTTGCAGGAAGtctgaaccgggctttacacatACAAAACATTGCAATTCTTATCAAAATGGACGCGTAACCTCTTCACAATTGGGAGCCTCAACATGGTAAAAGATCAAGAGGGTGTCTCGTAGACATCCTACAGCTGGACTCTGGCATTAATCGCCATGACCTACTAGCAATCATGGAAAGAAGAGACCAGTGGAGAACCATTGTCAGCAATGCCAGAGTTTGCTCCATttgatgatgaagatgaacaTCTAACCGACTATGGAAGTTCATCAAGCTAACAGCTCCCTATCCTCCAACCATGATAAAGGTTTTTACAAGATGTCAAATGTTGTGATTTTCACCTACAACTTGCAGACAACATTGGtacttaaaacacaaacaagtatTTCCACTTGTAACTCAATATATGGATGAACGAACCTGTCCGAAAATGGGCTCCATAAATCGTGCTGATCCGCTGAACTCCCCTAGCTTCATGGCCCTAGCCCCACATAGCATCAGGAACTATGTTGACATTCCAAATGGGGGAACACTTCGACCCAAAACAGTACAAACATGTTTTCCATTTCTTTCCCACAGTGCCCTTCCACCAATGTGCATAATCAAACAGGCAGTATTTCACTTAGCGAATGTCCTTGATCAGACCTagattcacccccccccccaaaaaaaaaaacctgtttgggGTGATACAGAAATTGTTAtataaaattttacacacactTGTTAGGGTCTAATTCCTTTGACCAATTTCCCCACCACATAGAAAGTCTATGAACATTAAGAGTTAAAACAGGTAATGAGTACCAAGCTCTGGAGGCAGAGGGCGCTCTTCTCTTGCATCCTACTAGCTTTGACAGATCAAGACCACTAAACCCCACAGAGACAGCATAATCAACATTTACTGAGAACAAGGAACATGTATGCATCATGAGGGGAAGAAAGTTACCTAGAATATGAACCGAAAGACTGCCATTACTAtctgttataccttggtaacaaactgcgaagtttgattggtcgagaaccaatcacgtgacgcgcaacaaaaacgcatgttacatggctcgactggacgggtaacatgaaaagtgatgtccACTGGTGAACATCAACTTGTTCGTTCCCAGCGTTTGTTGATTTCCAGCGCTGgttacgaaacaaccgcgggtttgagggaattgtttcttgttcgtctgcttataaaacaatgaatagtccatcgtaataatgtttgaagatgacaacagaactttgaagaagaggaataacaattaaacaaaggtataacaaaacaattgttgccaaggtgactggggtccatgggttttgtacaccctcgaagGGAattggcaccctcggcttcgcctcgggtgctattttccccctcgggtgtacaaaatgccatggaccccatcacagcgtacaacaattgtataatgttatGTGTCATCATTGGTGGGTTCAACAAGATTCCATGACATTTCTCCTTGACAAATTGTTAATTGacaaactttacaaaaataGCTAAATTCCAGTATTTTCACTGACTAAAGAGATATTGGATGAATTGTAGTGCAGGTTATACAACTGTCTCCCCTATCTGGACAAAGAAAGTGCAATCCTCTAACTGCTCCTACTGTAAATTAGGAGAGTAATTAGTTGAAGAAACTCACCATGAAGAGTCCATGTCATGTGCAGTCTCCTGGTGTCTATCCGAAGTAACAAAGATATCTCAAATGTTAAAGAACTGTCTGCTAAGGTTGTCCCATCATCCATTCAACAGGTCATCACTGCCTGTGGAAAGTATAACAGCATCATACCATAAGATTATTGAAATCAAGTTGGAAATTTAGTTTGTTATAGTTTTGTGAAGGCTTGGGTTATAAATGAATGACAACTTTATATTCCAGCTTTGAACCAGAAATGCCCCGGCTACATGTTATGTAAACACTTGACCTAGTCTCGCAAAACTAGATTCTCATTTGCAAAGAGAAAGAAAGTAAAAACAACTATGGAAGATTACGATTATGAATACACATGAGATTAATGAGCAACAAATAACATCATCCAACTCGGCTACAGTAGCAATGCTATAAAACATGGTGCAACCAGCTGGGGGAAACCCTCACCCAGAACCGTTAACACCCCCAGCCCCCATAAGGAGAAACATGCACAAGTGGATGGTTTGAGAAATGAGCAGCctaaaatattttgtgttttgtttgcaaatgcttcaacccccaccccccccccccccagacacacacacacacaaagaaaCACACACGATCCACCTTTTCTGATTTTAATATTGCTTTGAAATGAAGTTTGGTATTCATTTAagtaatttttatttgtgtgaATATATTAGATGTAATTTGCTATCAAGACTGTCATAAAGTATGGACTCTTAAAATATGGCAAAAGACATCACGCACACAAAACGTTATTCAATAAGCTAAAAAAACTGACATCAATAccaacgttaaaggaacacgttgccttggatcggacgagttggtcaaaacaaaagcgtttgtaaccgttttttatataatgcatatggttggaaagatattttaaatgtagaatacaatgatccacacaagtttgcctcgaaattgcttggttttccttctactgtgcgaactaacaccgtcagccatttatgggagtcaaaattttgacccccataaatggccggcgtgttagtcgacgaggtagaaggaaaaccacgcaatttcaaagcatgtttgtgtggatcattgtattctacttttacaacatctttctacccatatgcattttataaaaaacggttacaaacgcttttcaaaggccaactcgaccgatccaaggcaacgtgttcctttaatttgcaTGCCATGTGTGAGATGGCTACACTTGCTTCAAAATCAATGAGAAAAGTTACTTCTTTAAAGAATACCGGCTTTAATTAGGTACCTGCTCAGACTCAATTCGTGTTTTAAGGTCAGTTTTAAACTCTTTTTCTAAGACAACTGCACCACTAGCTTCACTGGCTACAGCCCGAACGACACAGTCCTTGGTGACCTAATTGATTGCCATAAAAATGCGAGGCTCCACTTGGTTCCAAAATCAATATGGATC
Above is a genomic segment from Asterias amurensis chromosome 6, ASM3211899v1 containing:
- the LOC139938270 gene encoding fibrinogen-like protein A, with the translated sequence MASLTQLLMLHAAITLTLIILNTKLSTASDAAACKTKMREFLSAENRKLLQVSYQVKVTWSHVLCVSYCHADPQCHSVNYNIEDHLCELNNATRAQYPKDFITHYGSVYFDADVETPHLSVPDQALPTQPDTTISSGPQYSSCQELLEAGHVSGIYTIFAAGFNDGLQVYCDMDTDGEGWIVIQRRQDGSVDFYHNWVDYQNGFGDKSGEFWLGNENLRTLTESAGPYKLKIEIVRWDGEESFAEYGHFRIDGDNFRLEIGSYKASSTAGDSLQYHNGMMFSTKDKDNDMWDSVQCAATCKGGWWFNGCYETNLNGMYYPYESTSEDGINWLYWVTGYKSVKTCSMKMRL